The following are encoded in a window of Camarhynchus parvulus chromosome 1A, STF_HiC, whole genome shotgun sequence genomic DNA:
- the MGAT3 gene encoding beta-1,4-mannosyl-glycoprotein 4-beta-N-acetylglucosaminyltransferase has product MKMRRHKLFLTLCMAGLCLISFLHFLKALSYVTFPRELASLSPNLVSSFFWNNAPVTPQVSPEPGGAEFLRTPLYSHSPLLQPLSPSRASEELHKVEFVLPEDSTEYFVRTKAGGICFKPGTKVLEKPPAGGRQEEQADGAASGRPARKPLSAGGAKRRKWVECVCLPGWHGPSCGVPTVVQYSNLPTKDRLVPREIPRRVINAININHEFDLLDVRFHELGDVVDAFVVCESNFTAYGEPRPLKFREMLLNGSFDYIRHKVLYVFLDHFPPGGRQDGWIADDYLRTFLTRDGISRLRNLRPDDVFIIDDADEIPARDGVLFLKLYDGWTEPFAFHMRRSLYGFFWKQPGTLEVVSGCTMGMLQAVYATDGIRLRRRDYYTMPGFRQYENSTGHILVQWSLGSPLHFAGWHCSWCFTPEGIYFKLVSAQNGDFPRWGDYEDKRDLNYIRELIRTGGWFDGTMQEYPPADPKEQMYAPKYLLKNYQRFRYLLENPYRKVEGAG; this is encoded by the coding sequence ATGAAGATGAGACGCCATAAACTCTTTCTGACTCTCTGCATGGCTGGTCTCTGCCTCATCTCCTTCTTGCACTTCCTCAAGGCCCTTTCCTATGTCAccttccccagggagctggCTTCGCTTAGTCCCAACCTCGTCTCCAGCTTCTTCTGGAACAATGCCCCTGTCACGCCTCAGGTCAGCCCTGAGCCAGGGGGTGCAGAGTTCCTCCGCACACCCCTGTACTCCCACTCCCCCTTGCTCCAGCCTCtgtctcccagcagagccagcgAAGAGCTGCACAAGGTTGAGTTTGTGCTGCCAGAAGACTCAACGGAATACTTTGTCCGTACCAAAGCTGGTGGCATTTGCTTTAAACCAGGCACCAAGGTGTTGGAGAAGCCACCTGCAGGCGGCCGGCAGGAGGAGCAGGCGGATGGTGCAGCCTCGGGGCGGCCGGCTCGGAAGCCGCTGAGCGCCGGTGGAGCCAAGCGGCGCAAGTGGGTGGAATGCGTGTGTCTGCCGGGCTGGCACGGCCCCAGCTGTGGCGTCCCCACCGTGGTCCAGTACTCCAACCTGCCCACCAAGGACCGCCTCGTGCCGCGGGAGATCCCCCGGCGGGTGATCAATGCCATCAACATCAACCACGAGTTCGACCTGCTGGATGTCCGCTTCCATGAGCTGGGAGACGTGGTGGATGCTTTCGTGGTGTGCGAGTCCAACTTCACGGCCTACGGAGAGCCGCGGCCCCTCAAGTTCCGCGAGATGCTCCTCAACGGCTCCTTTGACTACATCCGCCATAAGGTGCTCTACGTTTTCCTGGACCACTTCCCGCCCGGCGGCCGCCAGGACGGCTGGATTGCTGACGATTACCTGCGTACCTTCCTCACCCGGGACGGCATCTCCCGCCTCCGCAACCTGCGCCCAGATGACGTCTTCATCATTGATGATGCTGATGAGATCCCGGCCCGCGATGGCGTGCTCTTCCTCAAGCTCTACGATGGCTGGACAGAGCCCTTCGCCTTTCACATGCGCAGGTCGCTCTACGGCTTCTTCTGGAAGCAGCCGGGCACCTTGGAGGTGGTCTCAGGCTGCACCATGGGCATGCTCCAGGCTGTCTATGCTACCGACGGGATACGTTTGCGACGCCGTGACTACTACACCATGCCTGGGTTTCGGCAGTACGAGAACAGCACGGGACACATCCTGGTGCAGTGGTCACTGGGCAGCCCCCTCCACTTtgctggctggcactgctcctggtgtttcaccccagaggGGATCTACTTCAAACTGGTGTCAGCTCAGAATGGGGACTTTCCCCGCTGGGGTGACTACGAGGATAAACGAGACCTCAATTATATCCGGGAGCTGATCCGGACTGGTGGCTGGTTTGATGGTACAATGCAGGAATATCCCCCTGCTGACCCCAAGGAGCAGATGTATGCTCCCAAGTACCTGCTCAAGAATTACCAGCGGTTCCGCTACTTGTTGGAGAACCCCTACCGAAAGGTGGAGGGTGCTGGGTGA